The sequence TGTgtactgaaaaagaaatgatagctATACTTAAACACATCACAATAATGGTACTCAAAGAGAAAAGCTAAAATTCTGAATAAACACCACGGAAATAGTTTCAGTGATCTGTAGAACAATAGCAACCTAAATACTGTATATTTAAGTGTaggaaagtggaaagaaaagaTTATATATGATTGGAAAACCAATGAGAGAAATATTGGCCAGaattttttccaaactttatAAAAGATAATCCTAAGATATAAAGAGCTAAAATAATTCTAAGCAggataaacagaaaggaaattacACCAAGGCATGCCATGTCAAGTTTCTGAAAACTGAAGATAAAAGCATTAATGACATAGAAATGAGAGATATAAATGAAGATGAACACATAAATAAAAGAGTTATCACTGATCTTTTTGCAGAAACAATATGTCATAAAACATTGTTTTGTGTCAACCTACAATTATATATCCATCAAAAAATTCTTGATTAATGAATGCTATGTTATCAAATATTGCATAATCTTTTTCTTCAAAGTCATTTTTCACTTACTCATATACTGTGTGCATATGCAACATACCTAATATGTGCATTAAATTGTGTAACTGAGATGCTGACAAAAGTATATTTATGTTTTCCAATGTTTAGTGATACTGCATAGTTTGTTCAATTAGACCAGGGAATGAAatacttttgccttttcctaATGAGACATTTGGAGAATAACTAACAGATATCCAAGGCACTCTCCCTAAGGTAATTATgttcaatgttttcttttttttttaatctttgaatgagatcaaaattttaacaaaatgagTCTCAAAGGGAtagaaaaacacttaaaaacattCTGCAATAGACAATGAGGATTAAAACAGAAAGTCAATGCAAATTCTCCAGTAGGGTAAGTAGAAAACACTGGCCTGCAAATTTCTCAGGGCATACAGATTAAACCCAGTTCATCACCAAAgatcttgaaggcattatgctctGCAAAACTGTTTCTTCCCTTTCAGTATACTTTTCTGATCAACAAGATTAATGATGTATGGGACAGACCTTTTGTATGGACTCTGATGCAATGCATTTAGActatcttagttttccaaatgaaCTTAAAGTTCTACCATCTATTTTAACAAGGATCTTTTTCTATCCTTGCTTACCGGGTGCCTCCCCTTCTCCATTTTTCATTGCCTGTGTACTCAGGATGACCATGATAGAACAGAAGAATGCCATGTTTGTGAGAATATCTCCTGaagaaagttaattttatttgaatCCTAATTCTGCCAGTTATTGTCTGGGTGATCTTGCTTAAGTTATTTTATTCTTGACATGTAAATGGATTATGCtcatatagttgacccttgaacaacatgttTTGGACTATATGGGTCCACttctatgcagatttttttttttttttaaattttctcagcATCTACACCACTATGTTTACCAGTGATGGTTGGCCAAATCTATAGATAGAGAACCTCCAGTGGATAAGGAAGGTGGTCTGTGGGACTGTAGCATCTGTAGATTTTGCTATCTTCAGTGGATGCTGGAACCAGTTCCCCACAAGTACCAGGAATGACTGTGCTATTTATTTTCTAGAGTTGTTGTATGGATCGTGTGACTTAATACATGCAAAGTCCCTGGCAAATTATCAGTTCCCTATCAGTGCTTGGTATTCATTTGCATTCTTCTTTCCAGTGGATCTATTTACATGGATCTCCATAAATAACAAGATTCATAAATAATCAGAATGATCAAGCCCTTTTTTTTCAGAAGAGGGATGTGTGATTGGAAGACCTTTAAAGATGATTCAATTGTCAGAAACAATCAATAAGGCAAATGAGGATTAAGATATTAACagcaaaatttgaaaattaaaacattatagCATTGGATTTTATATTGGATAAACAAACTGAGGTTATAGTAAGTGAAAAACATTGAAATTTATGTTTAATTGTCAGGTTTTCTACTCACCACATAATTCATCAGTCTACCAACAGAGAGTCTTATTATTATGCCTTGCAACTTTGAACAGATAAGACTATTGTCAATAATATAAGGTTTATGTTTGAGTGTAgatgtttgttttaaaagttatctgaacattttaaaaaagttcaaATATAATAGAtcttttgataaattttaaaagaccatGTAAAAACAAGTAGGTCATAGAGACTATCAAAGCAATCATTTCAAAAttgccgggccagccggaagatttcagcgagcaacacgacgcgttcctttaggctaagaaaaaaggagacagaacagatggggtcgagaggatcgctgcagtcaacgatgattctttatttctcagggttacatatatactaaaccaagaagagaggcatcccaaagaaaattcttccccatgtacatcatctttaagataacaatcaccagagctctctcctggcgccaaaggcatcctacttatcttaagggcagtcgtgcaaagccatctatctgcaccttgtgtgcattcaaggctcactaatggtctgttaggagttaacttggatagtaaatttcagaggggtggcgggacagagagctatgtctgcgaacagaccctcgacaatcaatcaaggcagctcccagagtcagctctttcaagccgctccccgcAGCTCCCcctcttttatttaataaaatggcaCGCCTGATTCTTTTGGCGTAAATAATTACTGTGTAGGACAGCCTTGATGTCCCACAGCTCTTTGACAAATTTCTTTATGATACAAGGAGTAATGCACACAAAAAGCGCTAATACCAGAAGCATGGCCACGACCCCTGAAAAAAGATGCCAAAGTGAGGTTATCgaaggaaaattggaaaacaaagtGTTAACAAACTCTTCAGCATTTTCTGCCAAATCCATACTAGTCCGAGGAGCATTTTCTATATCAAGAATTTCCTGATGAAGTTGTAATAGATctaaggaaatgttttcattacGCCAAATAccatctaaatgtgatttcactctGTCCCAAGGAGTTTCAGTATCATTATAAATTTTTGGTGTAACACAAATCCAACGATAGTTAGCATGACATCTAATTTTTGTTCTTAGCTTTAACCCTTGCACTTCTTCTCCCAAAAATCTTACTGCATCATAAAGCGCATTTAGTCTATCCTCTAATTTTCTATCTATATCTTCTTGAATCCCTAAAGCTTTGGAAGTGTTTTTTGCCAAATCATCTACAATGCTAGCAGTATGCACAGATTGAGCTAAAGATACAGAAGCAGTAACAGCAGAAGCAATTAAAGTTATAAGCGTTACTACTCCTAGAATTATTAATCCTATCCCCCTTCGTGGCCTAGCAAGGGCTGTGCGCACTCTTTCCCATAGTTCAAGCCCAGACTCTTCATACCAGGGCTCAGTAAGATTTACAGGCAACATAACAAAGGGTGGTTGTTTAACTATTAAGACTCCAGAATTATTTCTTATTCCTCGAATGCAATTGGTTAGGGtacaattaaaacaatgaatataatATTGACTATTATTCTTAGTAAGATTTACAGAACCAGCaataatcataaatggataaGGCACACAAGCCCGAGGATATCTCCAGGTTGCATTCCAAAAAAGTCCACCTTTAACCTTTTCTCCAGTCTGCATGAAGGATCCGCTTGTTTCAAAAGCGGCCAGCAACTTCCAGACCTCAGTTTGATAAACAAGGGTGCCGCCAAGATTCCAAATTCTCGCTGCAAACTGTCTGTTACTTTCCTTTCCGGGGTTTCTCTCTGAGTCTGGCGACCAGTCCCACAGTGAGTGCGTGTCATTAGTAATAGAATATACAGTAGCAGTCTCATCTCTACAAAGTTTCCATGGCACCGCTATATGTGTCCCTTTATGCCCCAGGCCACAGAATGGGATATCCTGGGGTCCCGTCCCGCTGCGTCTCTGTGCATGCCCTGTGAGCTTGGTCACACCAGGAATATCCACACTCCAGCCAGTGCTGTAATCAGAATATCCAACATCTGTAACAGTGAGACAACCTGAAACATTATGATTTCGGAAAAAACACATTGGTAATTGTGAAGAGGATCCCGTATAAGAAATACTGGCATTCTGTGGAAAAATATGCTTATCAGAAAACCCCCCCAAAAGTATTGTGTCATTCACATACACAGGAACAGAACTCATTTCCCATCCAACGGGCTGTAAAAGAGGGGGATCAGGAACATACGCCCAGAAGATACTGGCTTCCATGGAACTTATCTGGTTTAAAAGAAgtaataatgaaattaatatacTAGTAGGAGAGGCAGGGGAAGGGTTGGAAGCATTCTCACACGCCATCTGTAACAGTGCCTGTATCTGCTGAGTTGTCGGCAGCAGGACCGTCTCCTGGATTGTGAGCTGTCTCATTCGCTCCTCCAGTGCTCTCCTCTGCCGTGCGTACCAACCTTTCTGGGAGCCAGCGCGGCGCTTCGGCATTCTGCGGGAAAACACAAACATGACCTCTCCCCCATATTAGAACTGGATCCGGCCCATGCCATCTGCCTTCTAGCGGGTCTTTCCACCTGACTAATGGCCGTGCCTTTTTATTATCATAGTGCCAAAAACGTTGAGctgctgattttccatttttatcaaggctcagaaaatttaaaacaaacaaagcatgACTAAGAAGATTGTTAGGCGTAATAGCATACAAACtccccctttttaattttttcagttggtGCTGAAGGGTTTGATGTGCCCGCTCAACAATTCCTTGGCCCTGTGGATTATATGGGATTCCAGTCTTGTGTACGATGCGCAGCTGGgcacaaaaggtttgaaaattgtGGCCAACATAtccagggccattgtctgttttgatGCATTTAGGTAGGCCCATAGCAGAAAAACTCCGTAAGCAATGCTGCTGCAACAAACTTCTGGCACAAGGTGGGGCTATTGGCCATACCCTGTGGCAAAACTTTCTAATGATACCTGCGCATTGGTTGGGAAAAATTAACAGATGGAACACTAAAAGCAAATCGAGGGCAATCTTGAGGTGCTAAAGGAATAGTATAAAAGCAGTCTTTTAAATCTAAGATTATTATGTGGGCATTTCTAGGAATAGCCATGGGAGAAGGCAATCCTGGTTGTAATGCTCCCATGACTTCCATAGTTTCATTAACCTTTCGCAGATCCTGCAAAAGCCTCCATTTCCCAgattttttcttaataacaaaAATGGGCTAATTCCAAGGTGAATTAGACTGTTCAATATGTCCCAATTCTAACTGTTCCTGCACCAGTTGTTGGGCAGCgtcaattttctctttggaaaggggCCACTGATCAACCCACACAGGCTCCTCAGACTTCCAAGTAATAGGATCTGCGTGAATTACAGGAGGATCAGAGGTCCCTTCTAAAAATACCCAAGTCCACTTCTTTTTGGTAACCTTTTTGTCTGAACAGGCGCAACAGTTCCCTGATTATTTCTTCCAAGTCCCGAGGTGGGAAGAAGCCCTTGATCTAAAAGCTGATTGCTAACCTGATCACTGGGGCTGTATAAATATACTCCCATATGAGTCATAACATCTCGTCCCCACAAATTTACAGGGAGGTTTGGGAGGACATAAGGTCTAATGTCTCCTTCGTGACCCTCATGGTCAGTCCAATGTAACAGCTCTGTACTTTGTTCAGGGTTATTAGTTTGACCAATTCCTTGCAATGTTGATATAGCTATCTGTTTAGGCCATTCTCGGGGCCAGTGTCTCTCAGCAATAACAGAAACATCAGCTCCTGTGTCCAGAATGCCTGTAAAgaactttccatttattcttaATGTGAACTCAGGACGATTATTAGTTATTGCCTGGACCCAGTAGGCGTCAGAGGATCCAAAGGCACCTTCCCCTCTCCTGGAAGCCAATGCTTTTCCTGTTTGCACTGCAGGGACCAATATCAATTGAGCTATACGCTGTCCACTAGCTATGGTGGTAATGCATTGTGGGGAATGGGCCATAATTTTGATTTCTCCTGTATAATCAGCATCAATTACTCCAGGAGCTATGAGCAGTCCTTTTATGGTGGAGCTACTACGTCCGAGCAAAAGTCCAACGGTTCCATCAGGCAAAGGGCCGTATACCCCAGTGGGCAGAGCCTGCATTCCCATTTCGGGAGTCAGTACTGTGTAGGAGGAGGAACAGAGGTCCAAGCCTGCGCTCCCTGAGGTGGCTCTGAACAAGTCTGTAACTCGCCTTCTACCATCTGATTTCCCTGCATTGCCCCATAACATTGTTTCggggccaggggctggcccctcacccagtttcccgaCTGCGAGGGAAGTGGGTTGCCCTGGACATcaattttagatttacaatcttttgcccaatgtcttccttttttacACCTAgggcataaattaggagttttaatATTCCCTGAATTGGCTCGTTGGGGGCAAAAGGCAGCACGATGTCCAGGCTGGCCACAAACAAAACAGCCAGCATTTCCCCTACTAGGTAATCCtcgtttatttttcatttgctgttgATATAATACTTCTTTTATACTTTTACCTTGTAAAGCTGCAGCCAGGGTAATACCCTGCATATAGGAAGGTCCGATATCAGCACATATACGAATGTAATCTGATAGACCTCCCTTTTTTCTGTACGGTCTAAGTGCAGCCTGACAggcagaatttgcattttcataggcTAATTGTTTAGTAAGCACTATTCCAGCCTGCTCATCAGCTATAATCTTACCTACTGCTTCAAGAAGACGAGCCACAAAATCTTGATATGGTTCATCAGGCCCCTGACGAATTTTTGAAAGATCCTCAGTCTTATTACTAGAGCAAGGGAGCTTTTTCCAAGCCTGCTGAGCAGCATTAGAAATTTGAGCATATGCTCCAGGCAAATAGTTCAATTGAGCATTGGTATTCTGGTAGGCCCCTTCCCCTACCAACATTTCATATGTAGTATTGATCCCTTGTCGCTGGTTTAGTTCAGCTATATGGCCACATTGTTCTGTAAATTCTGATTTCCATAATAAATAGTCCCCTCCTGATAAGCAAGCTCTTGCAATTTGTTTCCAATCACTAGGTGGCAAATTTTGACCTCCTAGACTCTCTATCATGGTCTGGGTAAAAGGAGCCGTAGGTCCATATTGACCACAGGcaatttttaattcctttagtTGTTTGAAAGGTAAAGCTTCATAATACCTTTGGTTTTCATGCTCGAATACCGGGAAAGTAGCGGAGAATCCCTGAACAGTTTCTCCAGCTCTTTGGGCCTGTTGCATAGCCTTTTGCAAGGGGGACAAACTGTGTGATTCACGAGTTATATTCAACAAATTTTCAGGTTTGGAAATAGGTGGAGGATCTAATCCAGTAATAGTTGAGGGTGCATAAGCAGGAGGCGCAGTAGAGATTGCACCAGCGCCTTCATCCCtaccttccctttttatttcttcctttattgttattaataatttctgcATGAGTGCCTCCAGACCCTTTGTCGGAGGGGCAGCTGCTGCCTGCACATTCGAATTGTCAGTTACAAGTAATTCCCAATGATCATCCTTATGGTAAGCAGCTGCCTGTTCCTCTAAACTTTCCTCATCCTCTGGAGTCAGCGTTCCCTCATTTTCCTTCAAAGGTTTTGCAGATTCTAATTCAAAGTTTGTGGGTCCTTTCCCTTTAGGAGTAGCATAAACTTTAGGAGTAGCATAAATTGGTTCTTCGGGTGGGAGCATGTGTTTTAATTTACTCCCTTCCTCATGTTCAAAATCAAGGCAGTCTCTTATTAAAGaccataatgaaaatgtttccacAGGAACCTTATTAGGTCCGTGGAGAGTATAATATGTTTGAATCTGTTTCCCTATCTTTTTCCATATCTCTAAACTCATAGTCCCTTCCTGTGGAAACCAGGGACATACTTCCTCAACAAAACTAAGAAAAGTCTGCAATTTCATTTTAGTAACCTGCATTCCCCGATCCTTCAACATTATCTGTAACATATGCACAAACATATGACGACTATTATCTTGTCCCATGGTTTATACTCTCGACAATATTCCTTCCTGCCCCTcaatatacaaatacacacactctTACTTACCTTAATAGTTTCAACGGGCAGCGGCCGCAAGGAACTTTCGTCGAGCTCCACGCTGTTGGGCGCCACttgccgggccagccggaagatttcagcgagcaacacgacgcgttcctttaggctaagaaaaaaggagacagaacagatggggtcgagaggatcgctgcagtcaacgatgattctttatttctcagggttacatatatactaaaccaagaagagaggcatcccaaagaaaattcttccccatgtacatcatctttaagataacaatcaccagagctctctcctggcgccaaaggcatcctacttatcttaagggcagtcgtgcaaagccatctatctgcaccttgtgtgcattcaaggctcactaatggtctgttaggagttaacttggatagtaaatttcagaggggtggcgggacagagagctatgtctgcgaacagaccctcgacaatcaatcaaggcagctcccagagtcagctctttcaagccgctccccgcACAAAATGTCTTGTCTCTTTAAAGCAAAATTTCCCAAAGTTTCAATGAATGTGTTTTGTGTTGATCTCAGCCTGTTGACAGTGATTCTATCAACCAGGACTGCCTGTGGGCACTCAAGTGGGCCCTATTATTTGTGTTGAGCTGCACAGACATTTCCCTGGTCAGAGCTAGTGCTGTGGCTGGACCAGCACTTGTGACTCTTTTATGATTGCAAGATGCATCTCAGTATCAGGTAACTTTGAAAATCAAGTCTTGTTACTCACATTCTGGAGGGTACATGACACACCCAAGGCCACACAGAGAGGTTGAGGGGAGGAAGAGATAAAGAATGAGCGTAAGGGAGGACAGCATGGTTCTGCCTTTATTGTGATCAAGGGCGGGGAGCTTACAGTAAATTATTCTTGgttaatttaaaacataagagCAGGAATTATTAAATTCAGAAAGGGAGAAGTAGGGTCAATCAAGCTTGCAGTTACTTATATCATTCAGGGCTTTCTCAAAGGGGAATTTCATGGATAGGACAGCCCAGCTACTTATATAATTGTTTAGGTAGAAATATGTTTATTTGAGACGTGTATCTTTGAAATCTATTGTCTCAGCAATGAAAAGGTTAATATCAGAACTTACATAACAATTTAAAAAGCTGATCATTATGCACTTACATTACAATGTGAATATAGGTAGGTGTGGTCTTGACCTGATGGGAAGATGaatctgtatttataattttagacaaagaaaatgaCTCACATATCATGTATTAAATTCTCCTAGATGATAGCATTGCAAATACAAAGTATTGATTTTATACCCAGGTAGCCAAGATGGACCCCATGGAGAAACACAATCACACTGCCAAGCACAAGGTGACTGAATTTGTTCTCACGGGGATCACAGACAGTCCTGAGCTTCAGGCGCCTCTCTTTGGAATCTTCCTGGTCATCTACTTGGTCACAGTGACAGGCAATCTGGGCATGATTATCCTGACCCATTTGGACTCCAAGCTACACACTCCTATGTACTTTTTCCTTAGACATTTGTCAATTACTGATCTTGGTTACGCCACTGTTATTGGCCCAAAAATGATGGTCAACTTTGTGGTGCACAAAAATACGATATCCTACAATTGGTGTGCTACCCAACTGGCGttctttgagatttttattaTCACTGAACTCTTCATTCTATCAgcaatggcctatgaccgctatgtagCCATCTGCAAACCTCTTCTCTACGTGGTCATCATGGCGCAGAAAGTGCGTTGGGGGCTGGTGCTGCCTCCCTACCTCTACAGCATCTTCGTGGCACTACTTCTCACCATTAAGTTATTTAAATTGTCCTTCTGTGGCTCTAATGTCATCAGTTATTTTTACTGTGACTCTGTCCCTCTGATATCTCTGCTCTGCTCTGACACACATGAGTT comes from Cervus elaphus chromosome 1, mCerEla1.1, whole genome shotgun sequence and encodes:
- the LOC122702797 gene encoding endogenous retrovirus group K member 19 Env polyprotein-like; translated protein: MPKRRAGSQKGWYARQRRALEERMRQLTIQETVLLPTTQQIQALLQMACENASNPSPASPTSILISLLLLLNQISSMEASIFWAYVPDPPLLQPVGWEMSSVPVYVNDTILLGGFSDKHIFPQNASISYTGSSSQLPMCFFRNHNVSGCLTVTDVGYSDYSTGWSVDIPGVTKLTGHAQRRSGTGPQDIPFCGLGHKGTHIAVPWKLCRDETATVYSITNDTHSLWDWSPDSERNPGKESNRQFAARIWNLGGTLVYQTEVWKLLAAFETSGSFMQTGEKVKGGLFWNATWRYPRACVPYPFMIIAGSVNLTKNNSQYYIHCFNCTLTNCIRGIRNNSGVLIVKQPPFVMLPVNLTEPWYEESGLELWERVRTALARPRRGIGLIILGVVTLITLIASAVTASVSLAQSVHTASIVDDLAKNTSKALGIQEDIDRKLEDRLNALYDAVRFLGEEVQGLKLRTKIRCHANYRWICVTPKIYNDTETPWDRVKSHLDGIWRNENISLDLLQLHQEILDIENAPRTSMDLAENAEEFVNTLFSNFPSITSLWHLFSGVVAMLLVLALFVCITPCIIKKFVKELWDIKAVLHSNYLRQKNQACHFIK
- the LOC122702808 gene encoding endogenous retrovirus group K member 10 Gag polyprotein-like gives rise to the protein MYPPELAPNSVELDESSLRPLPVETIKIMLKDRGMQVTKMKLQTFLSFVEEVCPWFPQEGTMSLEIWKKIGKQIQTYYTLHGPNKVPVETFSLWSLIRDCLDFEHEEGSKLKHMLPPEEPIYATPKVYATPKGKGPTNFELESAKPLKENEGTLTPEDEESLEEQAAAYHKDDHWELLVTDNSNVQAAAAPPTKGLEALMQKLLITIKEEIKREGRDEGAGAISTAPPAYAPSTITGLDPPPISKPENLLNITRESHSLSPLQKAMQQAQRAGETVQGFSATFPVFEHENQRYYEALPFKQLKELKIACGQYGPTAPFTQTMIESLGGQNLPPSDWKQIARACLSGGDYLLWKSEFTEQCGHIAELNQRQGINTTYEMLVGEGAYQNTNAQLNYLPGAYAQISNAAQQAWKKLPCSSNKTEDLSKIRQGPDEPYQDFVARLLEAVGKIIADEQAGIVLTKQLAYENANSACQAALRPYRKKGGLSDYIRICADIGPSYMQGITLAAALQGKSIKEVLYQQQMKNKRGLPSRGNAGCFVCGQPGHRAAFCPQRANSGNIKTPNLCPRCKKGRHWAKDCKSKIDVQGNPLPSQSGNWVRGQPLAPKQCYGAMQGNQMVEGELQTCSEPPQGAQAWTSVPPPTQY
- the LOC122699793 gene encoding endogenous retrovirus group K member 10 Gag polyprotein-like; the protein is MGQDNSRHMFVHMLQIMLKDRGMQVTKMKLQTFLSFVEEVCPWFPQEGTMSLEIWKKIGKQIQTYYTLHGPNKVPVETFSLWSLIRDCLDFEHEEGSKLKHMLPPEEPIYATPKVYATPKGKGPTNFELESAKPLKENEGTLTPEDEESLEEQAAAYHKDDHWELLVTDNSNVQAAAAPPTKGLEALMQKLLITIKEEIKREGRDEGAGAISTAPPAYAPSTITGLDPPPISKPENLLNITRESHSLSPLQKAMQQAQRAGETVQGFSATFPVFEHENQRYYEALPFKQLKELKIACGQYGPTAPFTQTMIESLGGQNLPPSDWKQIARACLSGGDYLLWKSEFTEQCGHIAELNQRQGINTTYEMLVGEGAYQNTNAQLNYLPGAYAQISNAAQQAWKKLPCSSNKTEDLSKIRQGPDEPYQDFVARLLEAVGKIIADEQAGIVLTKQLAYENANSACQAALRPYRKKGGLSDYIRICADIGPSYMQGITLAAALQGKSIKEVLYQQQMKNKRGLPSRGNAGCFVCGQPGHRAAFCPQRANSGNIKTPNLCPRCKKGRHWAKDCKSKIDVQGNPLPSQSGNWVRGQPLAPKQCYGAMQGNQMVEGELQTCSEPPQGAQAWTSVPPPTQY
- the LOC122702816 gene encoding olfactory receptor 8K1-like — translated: MDPMEKHNHTAKHKVTEFVLTGITDSPELQAPLFGIFLVIYLVTVTGNLGMIILTHLDSKLHTPMYFFLRHLSITDLGYATVIGPKMMVNFVVHKNTISYNWCATQLAFFEIFIITELFILSAMAYDRYVAICKPLLYVVIMAQKVRWGLVLPPYLYSIFVALLLTIKLFKLSFCGSNVISYFYCDSVPLISLLCSDTHELELIILIFSGCNLLCSLLIVLVSYMFILVAILRMNSIKGRYKALSTCSSHLTVVVMFYGTLLFMYLQPESGHTFAVDKMASVFYTLVIPMLHPLIYGLRNKEVKDALRRTFTNRCKIPN